The Kordia sp. SMS9 genome window below encodes:
- a CDS encoding M23 family metallopeptidase — translation MRSIFFLLFFSISVCKAQHVSIKKNTIQTTKDTIVLSIQNNMLSPMYVKTSPKDSMAYEFVYQKILLLQPLEKVENYLKIPRKKIDATKSFKTSGYFDFTIGYGDPSTVQHNDSYVYLLPYKKKRKLVQGNFGNFSHDHIRSYHAFDFGTKIGDTIYAARGGKVVFTKEDSKKHGRTRKFSNYANFVTIQHDDGTTASYYHLDFKGVLVENGDIVQRGQKIGISGMTGFTTMPHLHFVVHKATEDQGNISVPIEFEGYVGKKLKRGKKYKRRN, via the coding sequence ATGAGAAGCATTTTTTTTCTTTTATTTTTTAGTATTTCCGTATGTAAAGCACAACATGTGTCCATTAAAAAAAATACGATTCAAACCACAAAAGACACCATAGTGTTAAGCATCCAAAACAACATGCTATCGCCCATGTATGTGAAAACTAGTCCCAAAGACAGTATGGCTTATGAGTTTGTGTATCAAAAAATATTACTGCTTCAACCTTTGGAAAAGGTAGAAAACTACCTAAAAATTCCTCGCAAAAAAATTGATGCCACCAAAAGTTTCAAAACTAGCGGATACTTTGATTTTACGATAGGATATGGCGATCCAAGTACGGTACAACACAACGATTCGTATGTTTATTTGCTTCCTTACAAGAAAAAAAGAAAATTGGTGCAAGGGAATTTTGGAAACTTTTCTCACGATCATATTCGTTCGTATCATGCGTTTGATTTTGGAACAAAAATTGGCGATACTATTTATGCCGCTCGTGGCGGAAAAGTGGTGTTCACAAAAGAAGATTCAAAAAAACACGGACGTACGCGCAAGTTCTCCAATTACGCCAACTTTGTCACCATTCAACATGACGATGGCACCACAGCTTCCTATTATCATTTGGATTTTAAGGGTGTTTTGGTAGAAAATGGCGATATTGTTCAGCGCGGACAAAAAATTGGCATTTCGGGCATGACAGGATTTACCACAATGCCACATTTGCATTTTGTCGTACACAAAGCCACCGAAGACCAAGGAAACATTTCCGTTCCGATTGAATTTGAAGGCTATGTTGGAAAAAAATTAAAGCGCGGAAAAAAATACAAACGACGAAACTAA